In Cystobacter ferrugineus, the following proteins share a genomic window:
- a CDS encoding response regulator — translation MSDTRHTLLLVDDEPDVIDLLQRLFHKRYQVLSASSGREALELLRRHPVDVLITDQRMPEMTGIELVTAARAEGIDVTALLLTGYTNPEDIIAAINRGQVYRYITKPWDLNDLVFTVKNAVDYTQLRRDKERLLRQLHQRVEALDVLYKVSRASAGEPLDYDVIIDRVLVAVSRVLPYDCGAALIAVGWDRTATLRLRCQGLAMGEQALLGVKESMLGAWSTRSGLMLSEDRVITHVEGTTSPDTAAPVVWGSQLTVALTAEGRPVGLLSLFSQRAHAYSEEDGVLLDTLANQTAAAIQALRVSEEASRQLIERMVHSMADGVLLTDEKNEVVVLNPAARRLLMLEEGAPQDAGRRLREKLGFDPFELVHGWQAGSTQVLREELTLDASTIHTTVTPVHDARGALRGVCVVLRDVTEQKQLEERKDEFVHMVSHELRTPLTSISGSLDLVLNFLTTDMNEKQRRYLMLARDSTEKLNAIVDDLLDLAKFAKGRLRMNFEWTHVDELVRRAVEKYGPAFLARRVTMTTALPQHGQRAQVDPNRITQVLNNLLTNAAKFTPEGGQMRLALKSTSAVPGYFALSCWNSGEPISEENLERIFDRFEQARTQANRTVRGTGLGLAICRNIVQAHGGQIWSEPCTDGVRFIAVFPLEPVTEPPRPEGMDPPRKQDTAPRGHLVLVESDPNIAVITKALLRARGYAVRIVPNAEEALSLARPRPPDAMLVDARLPVIDGMRLTELLRQDPRTRMLPVLILSAFDERPRAFRAGADAFLSMPLSAESLVATADSLVLGRTGKSQGRVLLADADEKMASLCHEALGGFGYEVRVASSLALAHRALGEYRPDVLLLNAQLPDGDGYHFLEEIKAERASGSISVLFLAPSADTTVKVRALKRGADDVLSRPFDALMLSSRVEAVLRRKQRERGASPTTQLPGPGAIEREIQRRSAEGTPFAYCYLDLDHLKAYQDYYGLAKADGVIRQTGDLLREVLAREGLPGDFLGHMTGDDFVFVTSAESVDRVCQRALEVFDRLIPLYYDKQDRERGYIETQGRYGDTRRCPIMSVSVVAVLSDSVPGQALTELARRASDLKKRAKAIPGSVYLRSDREQAFVRASLG, via the coding sequence GTGTCCGACACCCGACATACCCTGCTGTTGGTCGATGACGAGCCGGATGTCATCGATCTCCTCCAGCGCTTGTTCCACAAGCGCTACCAGGTGCTCTCGGCCTCCTCGGGTCGCGAGGCCCTGGAGCTGCTGCGGCGCCACCCCGTGGACGTGCTCATCACCGACCAGCGCATGCCGGAGATGACGGGCATCGAACTGGTGACGGCCGCGCGCGCCGAGGGCATCGACGTCACGGCCCTGCTGCTCACCGGCTACACGAACCCCGAGGACATCATCGCCGCCATCAACCGGGGGCAGGTCTACCGCTACATCACCAAGCCATGGGACCTGAACGACCTGGTCTTCACCGTGAAGAACGCGGTGGACTACACCCAGCTGCGGCGCGACAAGGAGCGGCTCCTGCGCCAGCTCCACCAGCGCGTCGAGGCGCTCGACGTGCTCTACAAGGTGAGCCGCGCGAGCGCCGGGGAGCCGCTCGACTACGACGTCATCATCGACCGGGTGCTCGTGGCGGTGTCGCGCGTGCTGCCGTACGACTGTGGCGCGGCGCTCATCGCGGTGGGGTGGGATCGCACGGCCACCCTGCGCCTGCGCTGCCAGGGACTGGCCATGGGCGAGCAGGCCCTGCTCGGCGTCAAGGAGTCCATGCTGGGCGCCTGGAGCACGCGCTCGGGGCTGATGTTGTCCGAGGACCGCGTCATCACCCACGTCGAGGGCACCACGTCCCCGGACACCGCCGCTCCCGTTGTCTGGGGCAGTCAGCTCACCGTGGCGCTCACCGCCGAGGGCCGTCCGGTGGGGCTGCTGTCGCTCTTCTCCCAGCGCGCGCACGCCTACTCCGAGGAGGACGGCGTGCTGCTGGACACGCTGGCCAACCAGACGGCCGCCGCCATCCAGGCCCTGCGCGTCTCCGAGGAGGCGTCGCGCCAGCTCATCGAGCGCATGGTGCATTCCATGGCCGATGGCGTGCTGCTCACCGACGAGAAGAACGAGGTGGTGGTGCTCAACCCCGCCGCGCGCCGCCTGCTGATGCTCGAGGAGGGCGCCCCCCAGGACGCGGGACGGCGGCTGCGCGAGAAGCTCGGGTTCGACCCCTTCGAGCTGGTGCACGGCTGGCAGGCGGGCAGCACCCAGGTGCTGCGCGAGGAGCTCACGCTGGATGCGAGCACCATCCACACCACGGTGACGCCGGTGCACGACGCACGGGGCGCGCTGCGCGGCGTGTGCGTGGTGCTGCGCGACGTCACCGAGCAGAAGCAGCTCGAGGAGCGCAAGGACGAGTTCGTCCACATGGTGAGCCACGAGCTGCGCACGCCCCTCACCTCCATCTCCGGCTCGTTGGACCTGGTGCTCAACTTCCTCACCACGGACATGAACGAGAAGCAGCGGCGCTACCTGATGCTCGCGCGCGACTCGACGGAGAAGCTCAACGCCATCGTGGATGACTTGCTGGACCTGGCCAAGTTCGCCAAGGGCCGGCTGCGGATGAACTTCGAGTGGACGCACGTGGACGAGCTGGTGCGCCGCGCGGTGGAGAAGTACGGCCCGGCCTTCCTGGCCCGCCGCGTGACGATGACCACCGCCCTGCCGCAACATGGCCAGCGCGCCCAGGTGGATCCCAACCGCATCACCCAGGTGCTCAACAACCTGCTCACCAACGCCGCCAAGTTCACCCCCGAGGGCGGCCAGATGCGGCTGGCGCTCAAGAGCACCTCGGCGGTGCCCGGCTACTTCGCCCTGTCGTGCTGGAACAGCGGCGAGCCCATCTCCGAGGAGAACCTGGAGCGCATCTTCGACCGCTTCGAGCAGGCGCGCACCCAGGCCAACCGCACCGTGCGTGGCACGGGGCTGGGGCTCGCCATCTGCCGCAACATCGTGCAGGCGCACGGCGGCCAAATCTGGAGCGAGCCGTGCACGGATGGGGTGCGCTTCATCGCGGTGTTCCCCCTGGAGCCCGTCACCGAGCCGCCCCGGCCCGAGGGGATGGACCCTCCGCGCAAGCAGGACACCGCGCCGCGCGGCCACCTGGTGCTCGTGGAGTCCGACCCGAACATCGCCGTCATCACCAAGGCGCTGCTGCGCGCGCGCGGCTACGCGGTGCGCATCGTGCCCAATGCCGAGGAGGCCTTGTCGCTCGCGCGCCCCCGGCCGCCGGACGCGATGCTCGTGGATGCCCGGCTGCCCGTCATCGATGGGATGCGGCTCACGGAGCTGCTCCGGCAGGATCCGCGCACGCGCATGCTGCCCGTGCTCATCCTCTCCGCCTTCGACGAGCGCCCGCGCGCCTTCCGGGCCGGAGCGGATGCCTTCCTGTCCATGCCCTTGAGCGCCGAGAGCCTGGTGGCCACCGCGGACTCGCTCGTGCTCGGACGCACCGGCAAGTCCCAGGGGCGTGTGCTCCTCGCGGATGCCGACGAGAAGATGGCCTCGCTCTGCCACGAGGCGCTCGGCGGCTTCGGCTACGAGGTGCGCGTGGCCTCCTCCCTGGCGCTCGCGCACCGCGCCCTGGGCGAGTACCGCCCGGACGTGCTGCTGCTCAACGCGCAACTGCCCGATGGGGACGGCTACCACTTCCTCGAGGAGATCAAGGCCGAGCGCGCCAGCGGCTCCATCTCCGTGCTCTTCCTCGCCCCCTCGGCCGACACGACCGTCAAGGTGCGCGCCCTGAAGCGCGGCGCCGATGACGTGCTCTCCAGGCCCTTCGACGCGTTGATGCTCAGCTCGCGCGTGGAGGCGGTGCTGCGCCGCAAGCAGCGCGAGCGCGGTGCCTCGCCCACCACGCAACTGCCCGGCCCGGGCGCCATCGAGCGGGAGATCCAACGCCGCTCCGCCGAGGGCACTCCGTTCGCCTACTGCTACCTGGATCTGGATCACCTCAAGGCCTACCAGGACTACTACGGCCTGGCGAAGGCCGACGGCGTCATCCGCCAGACGGGAGATCTCCTGCGCGAGGTGCTCGCCCGCGAGGGACTGCCCGGCGACTTCCTCGGGCACATGACGGGCGATGACTTCGTCTTCGTCACCTCCGCCGAGAGCGTGGACCGGGTGTGTCAGCGCGCGCTCGAGGTCTTCGATCGGCTCATCCCGCTCTACTACGACAAGCAGGACCGGGAGCGCGGCTACATCGAGACGCAGGGGCGCTACGGCGACACGCGCCGCTGTCCCATCATGAGCGTGTCGGTGGTGGCGGTGCTCAGCGACAGCGTGCCCGGCCAGGCGCTGACGGAGCTGGCGCGGCGGGCCTCGGACCTGAAGAAGCGCGCCAAGGCCATCCCGGGCTCGGTCTACCTGCGCAGTGACCGCGAACAGGCCTTCGTGCGGGCGAGCTTGGGATGA
- the lexA gene encoding transcriptional repressor LexA, with protein sequence MEELTERQREILAFIVKETESRGFPPTIREIGEEMDIRSTNGVNDHLKALERKGYLNRGEQQSRSLVPTKRARLLLGLGVKKESGMVEVPLLGKVAAGAPLLAQENAEDSVRIDSFLLGGNGREVFALRVKGQSMIEDGIFDGDYLFVRKTAQAQPGDIVVALIEDEATVKRFYPEGERIRFQPANATMQPIYVNRADFRSTMILGQVVGVYRKLPGGKN encoded by the coding sequence ATGGAAGAGCTGACCGAACGTCAACGGGAGATCCTCGCCTTCATCGTGAAGGAGACCGAGTCGCGGGGCTTCCCGCCGACCATCCGGGAGATCGGCGAGGAGATGGACATCCGCTCGACCAACGGGGTGAACGATCACCTCAAGGCGCTCGAGCGCAAGGGCTACCTCAACCGGGGCGAGCAGCAGAGCCGCTCGCTGGTGCCCACCAAACGGGCGCGCCTGTTGTTGGGACTGGGAGTGAAGAAGGAGTCGGGGATGGTGGAAGTCCCCCTGCTCGGCAAGGTGGCCGCCGGCGCTCCCCTGCTCGCCCAGGAGAACGCGGAGGACTCGGTCCGCATCGACAGCTTCCTGTTGGGGGGCAACGGGCGCGAGGTGTTCGCGCTCCGGGTCAAGGGCCAGTCGATGATCGAAGACGGCATCTTCGACGGGGACTACCTCTTCGTGCGCAAGACGGCACAGGCGCAGCCCGGCGACATCGTGGTGGCGCTCATCGAGGACGAGGCCACGGTCAAGCGCTTCTACCCCGAGGGCGAGCGCATCCGCTTCCAGCCGGCCAACGCCACCATGCAGCCCATCTACGTGAACCGGGCGGACTTCCGCTCCACCATGATCCTCGGCCAGGTGGTGGGCGTGTACCGCAAGCTGCCGGGCGGCAAGAACTGA
- a CDS encoding CHAP domain-containing protein produces the protein MTFRPLLLACLLGVSFASPVLAAPQAPAKPAASSTVAKKSTKKSATKSTPAKTKRKAVRPSRGRRVAQRAAGLVGASLARHRVPDDCSGLVRLAYQSVGVELLSHGTRPGENAASAMYRRAQAKGALHRKTPQPGDIIFFRETYDRNRDGLRNDGVTHVGVIESVARDGTVVFVHRGGKGVGRARMNLRHAGHQGAGGRVLNDYIRKAEQGERARLTSELFVGYASATRL, from the coding sequence ATGACGTTTCGTCCGCTCCTGCTGGCCTGCCTGCTGGGCGTGTCCTTCGCCTCTCCCGTGCTGGCGGCGCCCCAGGCGCCCGCGAAGCCCGCCGCGTCCAGCACCGTCGCGAAGAAGTCCACGAAGAAGTCCGCGACGAAGTCCACGCCCGCGAAGACGAAGCGCAAGGCCGTGAGGCCCTCCCGGGGCCGACGGGTGGCCCAGCGGGCCGCGGGCCTGGTGGGCGCGTCGTTGGCCCGGCACCGCGTGCCGGATGACTGTTCGGGACTCGTGCGGCTCGCCTATCAGTCCGTGGGGGTGGAGCTGCTCTCGCACGGCACCCGCCCGGGAGAGAACGCGGCGAGCGCCATGTACCGGCGCGCCCAGGCCAAGGGCGCCCTGCACCGCAAGACGCCCCAGCCCGGCGACATCATCTTCTTCCGCGAGACGTATGACCGCAACCGCGATGGCCTGCGCAACGACGGGGTGACGCACGTGGGCGTCATCGAGTCGGTGGCGCGCGACGGCACCGTCGTCTTCGTGCACCGGGGTGGCAAGGGCGTGGGACGGGCGCGGATGAACCTGCGCCATGCCGGGCACCAGGGCGCGGGGGGACGCGTCCTCAACGACTACATCCGCAAGGCGGAACAGGGCGAGCGCGCGCGCCTCACGAGCGAGCTGTTCGTCGGGTACGCGTCTGCCACGCGCCTTTGA
- a CDS encoding microviridin/marinostatin family tricyclic proteinase inhibitor, whose amino-acid sequence MKQETNRKPFFARLLEGQGRKPPNGEQPTTRKYPSDNDEEDTLKFPSDFEDVGGA is encoded by the coding sequence ATGAAGCAGGAGACGAATCGGAAACCCTTCTTCGCGCGGTTGCTCGAGGGCCAGGGAAGGAAGCCCCCCAACGGCGAACAACCCACGACGCGGAAGTACCCCTCGGACAATGACGAGGAGGACACGCTGAAGTTCCCCTCGGACTTCGAGGATGTCGGAGGGGCGTGA
- a CDS encoding tetratricopeptide repeat protein codes for MHPRWCVLSLLVLLLAGCEDGPPKPGPKERAEGYYIKGTTEYLQGNFEQALASFGSMKELSPDDPRLPAAMGEVYLSMGKLHEALAQFQLALQRDPKRSTNWSRVGFIHAQLGHTEEAQSALRKALAIYPRDFNALEQLGELDLKRGDKDSAVKHFLLAAEASPDAGKAPLVLRAAEVFIADGRHAEALLMLGEWTGPKGVRDPALLSTLGDEQVRAGQLLPAAESYREAARQSPRDPTLWELVGEIYTRLDKPGDALAAYRESLRVKDRAIIHVAIARIHLGRGEREAAEEELGKALETVSGSDVRELMELAELLSTLGRKPDALRILTNLSAEPDHARDAELQRRTAALARELKDEAVVRAACARLAGDGGTPQKCP; via the coding sequence ATGCATCCGCGCTGGTGCGTCCTGTCCCTGCTCGTCCTCCTGCTCGCGGGCTGCGAGGACGGCCCTCCCAAGCCCGGCCCCAAGGAGCGGGCGGAGGGCTACTACATCAAGGGCACCACCGAGTACCTCCAGGGCAACTTCGAGCAGGCCCTGGCCTCCTTCGGCTCCATGAAGGAGCTGTCCCCGGACGACCCCCGCCTGCCCGCCGCCATGGGCGAGGTGTACCTGTCCATGGGCAAGCTCCACGAGGCGCTCGCCCAGTTCCAGCTCGCCCTCCAGCGCGATCCCAAGCGCTCCACCAACTGGAGCCGGGTGGGCTTCATCCACGCCCAGCTCGGTCACACCGAGGAGGCCCAGAGCGCCCTGCGCAAGGCCCTGGCCATCTACCCCCGGGACTTCAACGCCCTGGAGCAGCTCGGGGAGTTGGATCTCAAGCGCGGCGACAAGGACTCCGCCGTGAAGCACTTCCTGCTCGCGGCCGAGGCGAGTCCCGACGCGGGCAAGGCCCCGCTCGTGCTGCGCGCCGCCGAGGTGTTCATCGCCGATGGGCGCCACGCCGAGGCCCTGTTGATGCTCGGGGAGTGGACGGGCCCCAAGGGCGTGAGGGATCCGGCGCTGCTCTCGACGTTGGGAGACGAGCAGGTGCGCGCCGGACAACTGCTCCCCGCGGCCGAGTCCTACCGCGAGGCGGCGCGCCAGTCACCGAGGGATCCCACGTTGTGGGAGCTCGTTGGGGAAATCTATACGCGCCTGGACAAGCCGGGCGATGCGCTCGCGGCCTACCGCGAGTCCCTGCGTGTGAAGGATCGGGCCATCATCCACGTGGCCATCGCGCGCATCCACCTGGGCCGCGGCGAGCGCGAGGCGGCGGAGGAGGAGCTGGGCAAGGCGCTCGAGACGGTGTCGGGCTCGGACGTGCGTGAGCTCATGGAGCTGGCGGAGCTGCTCTCGACGCTCGGGCGCAAGCCGGATGCCCTGCGCATCCTCACCAACCTGAGCGCCGAGCCGGACCATGCCCGGGACGCGGAGCTGCAGCGGCGCACCGCGGCGCTCGCCCGGGAGTTGAAGGACGAGGCCGTGGTGCGCGCCGCGTGCGCGCGCCTCGCGGGGGATGGGGGAACGCCCCAGAAGTGCCCCTGA
- a CDS encoding M23 family metallopeptidase, whose translation MRGAAASPALLALFALLAASGCAVAPSALRPPVEPSSAAPPIALAELHEPHPELELVSEPPVPSSRTHTVAPGETLYRIAVNHQLSVEQLAAANGIKDPRTLAVGQELVIPGAPRPIPVATESSPPPTRAPATSGPTTSSRGPIVSSPSRRPAGRPPPQKAPKPVPETKGTLDWPLRGVLYARFGKKGREPHDGIDLAVPVGTPVKTAQEGEVLYAGEQRGYGLIVIVQHSAHLITLYAHNRDLRVRTGQKVRRGQVLATVGESGKTSGPQLHFEVRVDGKPVDPLDYLGASPSS comes from the coding sequence TTGCGGGGCGCGGCGGCCAGTCCGGCACTGCTCGCGCTGTTCGCGCTCCTGGCGGCCTCCGGCTGTGCCGTGGCGCCCTCCGCCCTGCGTCCCCCCGTCGAGCCTTCGTCCGCCGCGCCTCCCATCGCACTCGCCGAGCTGCATGAGCCCCACCCGGAGCTGGAGCTCGTCTCCGAGCCTCCCGTGCCCTCCTCGCGCACCCACACGGTGGCCCCGGGCGAGACGCTCTACCGCATCGCCGTCAACCATCAACTGAGCGTGGAGCAGTTGGCCGCGGCCAATGGCATCAAGGATCCGCGCACGCTCGCCGTGGGCCAGGAGCTGGTGATTCCCGGCGCTCCCCGGCCCATTCCCGTGGCCACCGAGTCCTCGCCGCCGCCCACGCGCGCGCCCGCCACGTCCGGCCCCACCACGTCGTCCCGGGGGCCCATCGTCTCGTCGCCGTCGCGCCGCCCGGCGGGCCGGCCCCCGCCCCAGAAGGCCCCCAAGCCCGTCCCGGAGACGAAGGGCACGCTGGATTGGCCCCTGCGGGGTGTCCTCTACGCGCGCTTTGGCAAGAAGGGCCGCGAGCCCCATGACGGCATCGACCTGGCCGTCCCCGTGGGCACCCCGGTGAAGACCGCCCAGGAGGGCGAGGTGCTGTACGCGGGGGAACAGCGCGGCTACGGCCTCATCGTCATCGTCCAGCACTCCGCGCACCTCATCACGCTCTACGCGCACAACCGCGACTTGCGCGTGCGCACCGGCCAGAAGGTGCGCCGCGGGCAGGTGCTCGCCACGGTGGGCGAGTCGGGCAAGACGAGCGGCCCCCAGCTTCACTTCGAGGTGCGTGTGGATGGCAAGCCGGTGGATCCGCTCGACTACCTGGGCGCGTCGCCCTCCTCGTGA
- the surE gene encoding 5'/3'-nucleotidase SurE, whose product MAGTQQPRILVCNDDGYFSEGLRALVDAVSPLGEVWVVAPDREQSAASHAISLWRPLRLTQIRERWFSVDGTPADSAYLAIHHLLKDDRPKIMVSGINHGANLADDVNYSGTVAAAREAALLGIPSIAFSLVSRAPFDFQHAARFARSLVAAALAQPQLPSRMLLSVNVPSGEPRGYAITHLGRHSYGYDVVEKEDPRGRKYYWIGGSTYAHEDLPGSDCNAVHDERLISVTPLNFELTETRTLKELEGWTLEGFPGAGRGGD is encoded by the coding sequence GTGGCCGGCACGCAGCAACCCCGCATCCTGGTGTGTAACGATGACGGCTACTTCTCCGAGGGGCTCAGGGCCCTGGTGGACGCGGTCAGTCCCCTGGGCGAGGTGTGGGTGGTGGCGCCCGACCGCGAGCAGAGCGCGGCCTCGCACGCCATCTCCCTCTGGCGCCCCCTGCGCCTCACCCAGATCCGCGAGCGCTGGTTCTCCGTGGATGGCACCCCCGCGGACAGCGCTTATCTGGCGATCCATCACCTCCTGAAGGATGATCGCCCGAAGATCATGGTGTCCGGCATCAACCACGGGGCCAACCTGGCCGACGACGTCAACTACTCGGGAACCGTGGCGGCCGCCCGCGAGGCGGCGTTGCTGGGCATCCCCTCCATCGCCTTCAGCCTGGTGTCGCGCGCCCCGTTCGACTTCCAGCACGCGGCGCGCTTCGCCCGCTCGCTGGTGGCGGCGGCGCTCGCCCAGCCCCAACTGCCCTCCCGGATGCTGCTGAGCGTCAACGTGCCCTCGGGCGAGCCCCGGGGCTACGCCATCACCCACCTGGGCCGCCACTCGTACGGCTATGACGTGGTGGAGAAGGAAGATCCCCGCGGCCGCAAGTACTACTGGATCGGCGGCAGCACCTACGCGCACGAGGACCTGCCCGGCAGCGACTGCAACGCCGTGCACGACGAGCGCCTCATCTCCGTCACGCCGCTCAACTTCGAGCTCACCGAGACGCGCACGCTGAAGGAGCTGGAGGGCTGGACTCTCGAGGGCTTCCCGGGCGCGGGCAGGGGAGGGGATTGA
- the eno gene encoding phosphopyruvate hydratase yields the protein MTEIAQIVAREVLDSRGNPTVEAEVFLAGGAKGRAAVPSGASTGEHEALELRDGDKGRYLGKGVRKAVEHITEKIAPELVGMDAADQYAVDQQMIEMDGTPTKGKLGANAILAVSMATARAAADAHGLPLYRYIGGSQARTLPVPLMNILNGGAHADTRVDVQEFMVVPAGAPTFSEGLRWGAEIFHALKKILKGRKLNTAVGDEGGYAPDLPANEEALKLIMEAISAAGFKAGEQVFLAMDVAASEFFDKGSKKYKLKGEGKEFDSSGLLDYYQQLVSRYPIVSIEDGMAEDDWEGWKKITDVLGGKIQLVGDDLFVTNVERLSRGIEAGTANSILVKVNQIGSLTETFDAVRMAHKAGFTSVMSHRSGETEDTTIADLAVALDCGQIKTGSASRSDRIAKYNQLLRIEQELGAGARYAGMKSIKGLKAK from the coding sequence ATGACTGAGATCGCTCAAATCGTGGCGCGTGAAGTACTCGATTCCCGCGGAAACCCCACCGTGGAGGCCGAGGTGTTCCTGGCGGGTGGGGCCAAGGGCCGTGCGGCGGTGCCCTCGGGCGCCTCCACCGGCGAGCACGAGGCGCTGGAGCTGCGCGACGGCGACAAGGGCCGCTACCTGGGCAAGGGTGTGCGCAAGGCCGTCGAGCACATCACCGAGAAGATCGCCCCCGAGCTGGTGGGCATGGACGCGGCGGATCAGTACGCCGTGGACCAGCAGATGATCGAGATGGACGGCACGCCCACCAAGGGCAAGCTGGGCGCCAACGCCATCCTCGCGGTGTCCATGGCCACGGCGCGCGCCGCGGCGGATGCCCACGGTCTGCCCCTCTACCGCTACATCGGCGGCTCCCAGGCGCGCACCCTGCCGGTGCCGCTGATGAACATCCTCAACGGCGGCGCCCACGCCGACACCCGCGTGGACGTGCAGGAGTTCATGGTGGTGCCCGCCGGCGCTCCCACCTTCTCCGAGGGCCTGCGCTGGGGCGCGGAGATCTTCCACGCGCTCAAGAAGATCCTCAAGGGCCGCAAGCTCAACACCGCCGTGGGCGACGAGGGCGGCTATGCCCCGGACCTGCCGGCCAACGAGGAGGCGCTCAAGCTCATCATGGAGGCCATCTCCGCCGCGGGTTTCAAGGCCGGCGAGCAGGTGTTCCTCGCCATGGACGTGGCGGCCAGCGAGTTCTTCGACAAGGGCTCCAAGAAGTACAAGCTCAAGGGCGAGGGCAAGGAGTTCGACTCCTCGGGCCTGCTCGACTACTACCAGCAGCTCGTGTCGCGCTATCCCATCGTCTCCATCGAGGACGGCATGGCCGAGGACGACTGGGAGGGCTGGAAGAAGATCACCGACGTGCTCGGCGGGAAGATCCAGCTCGTGGGCGATGATCTCTTCGTCACCAACGTGGAGCGTCTGAGCCGCGGCATCGAGGCGGGCACCGCCAACTCCATCCTGGTGAAGGTCAACCAGATCGGCAGCCTCACGGAGACCTTCGACGCGGTGCGCATGGCCCACAAGGCCGGCTTCACCTCGGTGATGAGCCACCGCTCGGGCGAGACCGAGGACACCACCATCGCGGACCTGGCCGTCGCGCTCGATTGTGGACAGATCAAGACGGGCTCGGCCTCGCGCTCGGACCGCATCGCCAAGTACAACCAGCTCCTGCGCATCGAGCAGGAACTGGGCGCGGGCGCCCGGTACGCGGGCATGAAGTCCATCAAGGGCCTGAAGGCCAAGTAG
- a CDS encoding ADP-ribosylglycohydrolase family protein produces MPPRRPTETPPDIYPRLRGRGALLGLAVGDALGSTLKGRRLVAPAFPHLSDGVHRNMRGGGPFSLKPGQVGESGQMACCLAGGIRESGAYDTEAQMRRYLKWRQHAVGMDDYTREVLTEMAESTLPKANAAQRLWLKDGRKRALNGSLARTAPIGVFYSKDAQTRALASFADSMLTHFAPNCLLACATLNASIAHAIHAGEKLTKEDLFKATLRELAVMSAQLGRTINSFVKEVSTATADVREDLSVSNQNDPLLYWPELHMHRKLDHVRVAFRLAYWELWHAPSFEAALVDVVNRGGDSDVNGAVTGALLGAFYGEEAIPAAWRQAVLEALNFRAGPLWSLYHPKDMVLLVPG; encoded by the coding sequence ATGCCTCCGCGCCGCCCCACCGAGACCCCTCCCGACATCTACCCACGCCTGCGAGGCCGGGGCGCGCTCCTCGGACTCGCGGTCGGGGATGCGCTGGGCAGCACGTTGAAGGGCCGGCGGCTGGTCGCCCCGGCCTTCCCGCACCTGTCCGACGGAGTCCACCGGAACATGCGCGGGGGCGGCCCATTCTCCCTCAAGCCGGGACAGGTGGGCGAGAGTGGCCAGATGGCCTGCTGCCTGGCGGGGGGCATCCGGGAGTCCGGCGCCTACGACACGGAAGCCCAGATGCGCCGCTATCTGAAGTGGCGCCAGCACGCCGTGGGCATGGACGACTACACCCGGGAGGTGTTGACCGAGATGGCCGAGTCGACCCTGCCCAAGGCGAACGCCGCGCAGCGCCTGTGGCTGAAGGATGGGCGCAAGCGGGCGCTCAACGGCAGCCTGGCGCGCACCGCGCCCATCGGCGTGTTCTACTCCAAGGACGCCCAGACGCGTGCCCTGGCCTCGTTCGCCGACAGCATGCTCACGCACTTCGCTCCGAACTGTCTGCTCGCGTGCGCCACCCTCAATGCGTCCATCGCCCATGCGATCCACGCGGGGGAGAAGCTGACCAAGGAGGACCTGTTCAAGGCCACGCTGCGCGAGCTGGCCGTGATGAGCGCGCAGCTCGGGCGCACCATCAACAGCTTCGTCAAGGAAGTCTCCACCGCCACCGCCGACGTCCGGGAGGACCTGTCGGTCTCCAACCAGAATGATCCGCTGCTGTATTGGCCGGAGCTGCACATGCACCGCAAGCTGGACCATGTGCGCGTGGCGTTCCGCCTGGCCTACTGGGAGCTGTGGCACGCGCCCTCGTTCGAGGCGGCGCTGGTCGACGTCGTCAACCGGGGAGGAGACTCGGACGTGAATGGCGCCGTCACCGGAGCGCTGCTGGGTGCTTTCTACGGGGAAGAGGCCATTCCCGCGGCCTGGCGACAGGCCGTCCTGGAGGCACTCAACTTCCGGGCGGGGCCCTTGTGGAGCCTCTACCACCCGAAGGACATGGTGCTGCTCGTGCCGGGCTGA
- a CDS encoding type II toxin-antitoxin system RatA family toxin, protein MAGASRSIVINAPPEKLFDVITQYEKYPEFLSEVKKIRVLERKENTVKIQYEVDVIKTIRYTILVTEERPKRMSWTFVEGEVMKDNKGSWVLEPDGQGGTKATYTVELALGPLVPKAIVNALTETSLPKMLESFKRRAEAT, encoded by the coding sequence ATGGCTGGCGCCTCCCGCTCCATCGTCATCAACGCTCCCCCCGAGAAGCTCTTCGACGTCATCACCCAGTACGAGAAGTACCCGGAGTTCCTCTCGGAGGTGAAGAAGATCCGCGTCCTCGAGCGCAAGGAGAACACGGTCAAGATCCAGTACGAGGTGGATGTCATCAAGACCATCCGCTACACCATCCTCGTCACCGAGGAGCGCCCCAAGCGCATGTCCTGGACCTTCGTCGAGGGCGAGGTGATGAAGGACAACAAGGGAAGCTGGGTGCTCGAGCCCGATGGTCAGGGCGGTACCAAGGCCACCTACACGGTGGAACTCGCCCTGGGGCCGCTCGTCCCCAAGGCGATCGTCAACGCCCTCACCGAGACGTCCCTGCCCAAGATGCTGGAGTCCTTCAAGCGCCGCGCCGAGGCCACCTAG